The stretch of DNA CAGCCAAAGCACCACCGCCCACGCCCGCGCCGTGCTGCGCCGGACCAGATCGGCCGCAACACGGGCCACCATCCCACGACGCCAGGGCAGCCACTGCAGGCCGGCCCCGCCCGCACACCACAAGATCCGGGCACGAGGGCCCCGGATCCGCCGCTCCTGCCGAAGGAGAGGAGCCTCAGCCCACCGCCGCCGAGCTCGCGACGACCACGCGTCGGCGCCGCACGAGCCAGACATGAGCCGCCTGCCCCGTGGAGAagaagccccgccgccgccgctgccacaCGGGCTTTGCCTGGCGGCGCAtcccggcggcggcgaggaagggAGACGATGGAGGGGGTGGCTTTCGGCGGTGGCTTGGGTCGCCGCCCGTGTCGCTCGTGCGGAGCAACGCGGGGACAAGTGCAAGTGTGATGTGTGAGTAATCTTCCATGCCGTGTAAAAGTGTGCCCTTATAACAAACTCTATTCTCTTCTTATTTAATtgatgaggcaaatcttttgcctccgtttcgaaaaaaaaaCCTTTCTTCAATCTTAACAAGTTGCTGAGATGGGCATACAGTTGGTAATTTGGCCACCGCATAGTACGATGCGAAGATGTGAACTTGCAAAGGTCACGGCCCATTTGTCATGGCCTGTAGTTTGTAATTTGCTGATATGTATACAATGATGGATTCGTCGCTGGTATTTACTGCAGAGCTTTTGTGACGGGGCTGAAGTATGGACAACATCAAGCAGCAAGCAGGCAAGGATTCTTGCCAAAGCCAGTGTGCATTCATGTGGTTATGAGCTTCTTTCTGTAATTTTTCTTAAATGGACACAGAAAAAATGAGTGCGGCGTTTCTGCTCCTGAGCTCATCTGCACCCGCCCTGATGAAAAAAACTCAAAACAAACactaaaaaaattcaaaaaaattccatTTTCTGTGTGATAGATAAGTTTGTGCGTGAGTTGCGCTCCaagtttcaactcatttggacaTCTAAGCAActctcagcaaaaaagacaaattcaggGTCTCTTTGGGCTTCTGGTCGTGCACCCATGGCGCCTCCCAAAAGGGTGTCCTAGCACCACTGCGTATGGTGATTATGGTGGAGGCGTATAAGAGATCAAGGCCTTCCTCATCATAACCTTAGGGGGCGTGCGAATTTTGCGGTGTTCGGCGCTCCTAGTTCCCCTCTTTCAAAAGGCCGGTATACCAAGCCCCAATTCACTTTGCATTTCGCCCTGGTGGTTTTGTTCAAACTGGACCAAAGGAAGGCACGCTCGATCTTGTTATTATTGTGGAGGGTGCTCGGAGGGACGATGAGGGTGGGTGATGTAGTAAGGTGACACACCCAATGGTGGTGATGTTGCCCCCATCCCAAGGAATGAGCTTGGATGCCACTTTGTCTTTAAGGTACTGAAAGCCAAACCGAGAGGGGAAGCCCTAAGTGTCTCATCGGGAAGGAGGTTCTTGCGGCAGGAAGATTTTGAAGGATTCACCCAAGATTGAGGTAGCCACATCAACTTGGGACGACCAAGCTCTTTTGAAAGTTGATAGCAAGGCTCGTGGCATCGCCGAAACATTATAGGATACCGAAGAGGTTGTTAATATCACGCTTGATGGGTGTCATGAAAATCGCCACACCGTCCACGTATAGGGAGGTTCGAATCAAGGTACCACGACGTCGAATCTTGCGAAGAAGGCCCCCTTCTAGTTTCCAAGTCAAGAAGATGTTGAAGGGGATCTATTGCAATGATGAATAgaaggggagagagggggccCACTTGACTAAGGCCCCTACCATGCTTGATTGGAGGGCCGGCCACGCCTTTTAGTAAAGACAATATAGATTTAATAATAGAGACATCTACCACATTATAGATTTGGGTAAGATTTAATTTTATTTGAGTATGGATAGGAGAAGGCAAAAAAGTTCCGATTTAGTTGAGTTTATGGTGAGATTTGATTTGATTTGGATATGGGTAGTGAAAGGCAAGAATTTTTTTGATTTGCTTGAGATTTTGGTAAAGATTTGATTTCATTGAGTTAATGCATGGTGTGGTTTTGAGGAAGTACCAATTTGATTTAGATTATTTCAAGTTACTCTATttgtattattattttttgcaCCATCGGGTGAGATTACTAGAAAAATAACAAATAAATCAAATAATGAAGGGGTGTGGGAAGGAAAAAGCAAAATAGGAGGCGGCCGTGATACACCAACTCCCCTTTAATAATAAAGATTTGTCGTCCACAAGTATATGTAGACAATAAAGTATGCGACAGTGAAAAGCAACTTCCCAATGATCTAAATGGAAAAGCACACACAAAGTGGGGACAATCTACCAACAATTTCGAAACAAAAAGTGAAATACAGTAACTCTTTTCAAATCGATCAATCAATCACTCACTCCTAAATTCACTAGCAGTTCTTGTCGGCTGTGACAGGCTTGCACTTGACCTCCTGGAACACGACGGCCGGCGTGCCCGGCGGCGCGAGCTGCAGCACCAGCGGGCATTTGGCCTCGAACTTGCACTTGGTGTAGTGCGCCTGGTACCTGACCTCGCCCGACACCGCCACCTCCACCTTGAACATCCCCGTCGCGCTCTCCGCCTTGAACTCGGCCACCCCGGCGTTGCCGAGCGCGACGTAGCGGCCTTCCTCGCCGGAGACGAGGTGGTACACCTGGGTGTCGCCGGCGGGCTGCGTGGAGCCCTCCTCGGCGAGCCTGATCCGCTCGAAGGGCTGGCCGTCGAAGCTGTAGCGGGCCTCGAGCGGCTTGGTGTTCCTGACGCTCATGGCCCAGTTCTTGTTCCGGACGGTGAGCGTGAGCGAGAGGTTGTAAGCGAACGCGGTGGCCGGGGAGACGGCGAGCGCGAGGCGCGTGAGGGAGGCGTCCCTGACGGTGACCTCGGCGTGGCGGATGAAGCCGTAGGCGGCGAGGGGGACGGCCAAGAGGACGGCCTCGGCGAGGACGGCGAGGCAGGCGGCGCCGCAGAGGATGGCCTCGCGCGCGTCGTAGGAGACGCAGGGGCAGCAGCGGTCGCAGAATGCGTCGTAGCAGCCGCACTCGCTGCAGCACATGGCTCGCTCAGCTTGGTTTCTTGAGCTAGCTGGATCTTGTTGGACCGGGACCGGGAGTGgcaggaggaggaagaaagctaGCTACGTGACGTGCAGGTGGGCTGGCGGCTTTGGATGAGGGCAGGGAAGGGAACCAGATCCCTGACGGACAGCAGCGGCAAAGCAGCCGGGTGCCCGGGCGGGCATAGCAACGAGTGGACGACAATTGTTCGGCCGGCCAACTGGTAAGAGATCACCTGTTTGAAGTTCGGCTCAATTGGACCGCCATACCCCGAACCGTTGAGCTGCTGCACGGCATGTTTAACGCTGCACCTACACGCTTGGGCCGCATCCTCTCTCCATTCCTCTCTCACTCGCTACGGCCTAGggttagagcaactccaacgggacGATCCATTCGGTCCGCTCATGTCTCTTTGAGTCATTGCGGACAAAAACGTCGGTCCAACGCACCGACCCAAACTTAAAATGTGCCCACTTCGTTTTCGCGGCGAAGCATTTCGGGCCCAAATTTAGCCCCGAAATGCATCGCCGCGGAAACGAAGCGGACGCGCCGCGCGTCCTCTCGGTGTCCGTCGCGGTTCCACATGTCGGCCTCTCAACAACCATCGGCGGTAATATTTAACGCCAAAACCTATCTTGGGCCCGCCTGGCAGTGTGGAAGGGCCGCGTGACCGTCCTTTTTAATGGAAGCGTGTGGCGGCGCCGCCTCATCCACTTCAATCTCCTCGTCCACATCTAGCCACGCTTGCTCCCTCGCTGACGATCAAAGAACCCTAGCCAGCCAGCCACCAACCATGGCTTCTTCGGCGGGAAGGGGAAGGGGAGATTCAGCGCCGGCACGAGCTCTTCCCACGCGCTTCCTCCTCCGCCGGTTAGACGCGGCTCGCCACCATGGGACTGGGAGCTGCTGTACATACCAGTCCACCAGGCGTGGTGGCACTGGCAGTACCGCCGGCCCCTGCAGTATCTGGATGTCAACCTGCCACACGGCTAGCATCTGGACCCGCACCGGATATCCCCATTCCAGCTCAGAAAAATGTGCAGATTCCAAATATGATATTATCTTTCATGTTAACCGTGTCTAAAATTATGTTTGTGATGCATCTTAATTAATACTTTTCTTTATATGGGGTATTTTAAAATGTATGTTTGTTATGCATGTCCTTACAGATTGATTGTTTTCGATGCAGATATCTAATATGTTTGCAACCAAATTAAGTATTGACTTGGATTACAGTTGCAAACACATATATCATCAAGACAGAAATAATGCTCTTATGCACATGCTATCATTGAGTACTAAAGTGTACTTTTCTATTTTCAGTCTAATGCACTATTTGTTGGGTATGATTGAGGAGGAACGCAACAAAAACATGAATTGATACCAGCAGCTAGGTAGATATTTTTGTTGTCTAATAAACTGGACACAACTTCATTACACTTAAAAAACCGTCCCACTTTTATGTTTGTGCACAACACCACTTATCATGTTGTTTCTCAAAGGCACCGTGAAAGATTTCAAGTGATTTGCTGGTGTCGTCGAGTGTGTGTATGAGGGGCGggttttttctcccgttgcaagggGGCGTAGCCATCTTCTTCTCTTCCATCACCGTAGCACCTGCAATCTTGTCCTCATTGTCTTCGTCAAGAACGATGGGTCTTGCACGGCCGCCTGCCGCCGACGCCCTGGCCACCATCTGCACCAcgtcgttgtcgtcctccggcGACACCAATGTCCTAGTGCAGTATGCTGCGACGCGCTGGTCTTGAGGCGCCTTGTACTCCGTGTACTTGGCCATGGATTAATCACGTCAAATAATACGAACACACACGCACACGAAAACTTTCGCCAAAGACGCGTGTCGTGCCTCTCTTTTTATtctctttgtttatttttctccttttctCTCCGCGGTACAAACTCACGCAACTGGTTGTGCATAAACACCACCAATAACTTCCATGCTAAAAAACACCAATATAGAAAAACTAAGAGAAAGAGCAAACAATCACACTTCGCTAAGCACCCACACTAATTAAGGTTTATTAATGATCACTAGTAATGGTTAGAGTATCACACTATAGTCATATAGTCATGTGGTGTGGCGTCATGCCATATACCTTTTTTGAGCGCTTTTGGGTCGTGCCATATAACTTTTGGGATGACTTTTGAATCCCATAGAGCTTGCTCAAAGATAATGGGATAATGGCGGAGTGTCAGAGGGACTATACTGGGCCATGACCCGATCTTTCTAGCGTATATGGCCCTATATCTTGCTTTCAGCAAGTCTATAGCTTCTGATTCGTTGAAGGGGTCAGTGAAATGGGCTGGCCCACATGTGCGGGAGGCCACAACCTTTTTTTCTGCTTTAGTTTTTTGATTTATTTTTGTACTTTTGTTTACACTTTAAAATATTCTAAatatatatattacaaaaaatactgtaaaaacatttgaaaaatgttgcACACGTATTTGGAAATTGTTGAAGaagcatttaaaaaatgttaatcaagcattcgAAAAAATGTTGAACGTGTATAGAAAAATTGTTGATTATGTATTAAGAAATAATGAATTTTTGTATCACGTATataaaattttaatcaagcattttaaaaaaatatgttgaacaagtatttgaaaaatgttaattaAGCATTTGGGAAAtggttaaatgtgtatagaaaaactgttgaccatgtattaaaaaatgatgAAGGAATTTATAACCAAGGATTTGGAAAAATGTTGAAACAAgtgtttgaaaaatgttaaatgtgtatagaaaaaatgttgatcgtctattaaaaaatgttaatctttTTATTTGGCAACTCTTAATGAAgcttttaatttttttaaatgtACAAAAAAAGGTGATCATGTATTTaaaatgttaatcttgtatttgaaaatgttaatcaagcatttaatttttttatagtgtgtataggaaaaatgttgaccatgtattaaaaaatgttaatcttgtatttgaaaaatgttaattgAGCATTTAAAAAGGTTTAAAAATGTGTATGAAAAAGTTGACAATCTATTTAAAAATTGTTAATCAtgtgtttgaaaaatattaatTGAGCATAAATAGGACGCGTCCCTATTAGTTAACACAAATTGGACTTGGGCGAAGTGGCCAGCGGCGCTTGCGAACTCACTGGAGACCAGGGATTGATCTTGGTTCTCCCCCTTTACTGTGCTCTTTTTTTTACTTTAAGTATGCCCGCGCAAATGGGCTGGTCCAATTATCGTAGAAACCTAAAGCGAGACTTTCTGCCGACTCGCTTAATGCGAAATATAGTCGACACGCTTTATGCAGAGCCTGTCACTTATTATTTTTTTTGCTATATGGCCCGTTTTGTAGCTCTGGTCCAACTGGCTCAGGCTTAGTTATGGTTTACGAAGTGCTAAAAAAAGTTATGGTTCACGCCTTTATAGCTAAATAAAAAAGGTTATATTGCATTAAAAAAAGTTATGGTTCACGCCCCGTCGCTGTCACGGAGGTATTAAATGTGTTTATGTAACGAATCGGTCTTATTCCTGTCTTATAACGGAACTCATACATGCATAGCTCTTTTCTCCTACTTATTTCCTATCAAAAATACATTTGACTACATTCAGAATAAAATATTGAAGCAAATAGGGAAATAAGACCACATGTAGCCTTAGAGTATTGGCCTCATTCTATGTAATAAAAGATAGTCCAATAAATTCTCCTTTCTAGCTCCCACATGGTATATGGTACGAAATGCTAGAGCCTTACTGGCCTTTGTTGCTTACTTCTTCATTTTTCTTTTGTTGCTTACTTCTTATCACAATGCCCCAGACAATAAGGCCACTCTTGGGTTTTGTTGTCTCGATCAAGCTGATGGAGACCTCACCGTCACCTCCCTCATTATGGAACTCACCAAGCTCCACCTCCATCCAACCGTCGGCTTTCTTACGTGGGAAAACAACGTTCTTTTGAGGAGGAACCGCGTTATGATTATATATACTATAAGAACTTGGCACAATGTGTTTCCGAGGTGGAACATCGGCTCCATCATCGTCCTCGACATAGCCTTGCAGGCAAACCTGCCGGATCGACTGGCTCCCAACAACGCCAAATGAGGCTTCTTGAAACGGGAAATCGAAGCTGTAAAATCTGGGTCCTAGCTTGAACACCATGTATGCCACATAGGTTGTGTTTTGAGAGAGGATGTTTCTCTGTATCTTGGCACATATCTCGAGTATGTTAACATGGCCGATTTCAGCTGCTTGTGAGAACCTGTCGAAGACGTACATACGAACATATGCATGTGATTAAATTGTGGTGGTCATGTAATGGTAAAAGGCACAAGAGCCactaattaattaaaatgaaagTTTTAAATAAAGGACTATGGCAAAAATTTGATTAAAACTGAATTACTACTAAATTTGTTGCGGAAGTACTTCCCTcagtcccaaaataagtgtctcaattTCATACTAACTTTaatacaaagttgtactaaagtTGAGACGCATATTTTGGATCGGATGGAGCAGTAAACAAAGTTGGGAACTGCTCGAACCTTTTGCCTCTTTTGCTGTAGCCCGGCACTGAACCTACACGTATCAAGGGCGTGTGAGCATCATTAGCTTGGGTGATCTGTAGCGCGCTGGCCGAAAACGTGAAGCACTTGGCGCCGGTGGCCTTGTCCAGCTGCATGCGCTGCAACGTACGtaggaacacacacacacaaaaagatatTTAAGGTGACACGCTAGTCGAGCTGAATTAAGAATCGCATTCGAGGAGTAACGCACGCACGTACCACATATTTGCCCGGGAGGAGGGctggttcgtcggagaggcgccGGAACATCCCCTTCTTGGTCGACGGCGGCTTGCGGGGGAGCTCCCTCTTGGCGAACTGCGGGAGGTCTCGCGGCAGGAGGCGGGACCAGACGGTGTCTGAGTCGGCCGCGGCGTGGAAGGCCCGGGACACGGCGGCAGTGTGGAAGGCGTCCGCCGGCGACGTGAGCGATATCACGTGCATCAGGAGGTCCTCCGGCAGGCGCTCGATCTCGCAGGCGGCCGGCGCGTCCATGGCGTAGTGTGATGTGGAATTGTGAACTCCAGTAGAGAGAGACGTATATATAGAAGGCAGCTGGAGCTTGGAGGCTCGGAACCGTGCATGCTACGTAATGAAATTAGGGGATTCGAAGCTGTGCCAAGAAACCACGCAGACGTGCATGGTACGTAAATCCAGTTTGCTAAGAGGTTGGAAAAGATGACGCAAAGGAGAAAATGGCGTTTGTGCCTATTTGTCGACGCTTCACCTTTTTTGAagtgttttttttcttttcttttgcggGGTACTTTAGCGAACAAACTACAGCAGCACGGTCAATTTGATAACAAGTTTCGAAAAAAGGTGAAAAAAATGAAGtttgtgaactttttttagaaCCAAGAACGTTATTTGAAGATGTAAACAGTTTCTTTGAAAATTATGAAGAAAAAATTCACAAaaagtgaacatttttaaatTGGGAACATTTTGAGGAAAATCCAAATATTAAAATTCCTGGACATTTTTTGAATCTGTGAACTATTTTGGAAAAGCGAAGATTTTTCTTTAAAATTCTAAGCAATCTTTGAAATATGATTATTTTTCGAATCTGTGCACAAAATTTTAAAATCctgaacatttttaaatttccAAACATTATTTTTCAAATATGAAGATTTTTTGTAAAGTTATGAACATTTTTCTGAAAGTGGTGATTTTtttaataaaataaaaaagagaaaaaaacagaaagaatgaaaaataaaaatgaaaccAGAAAAATCAGTAAAGAAACACAACAGACTAAAGAAAACTGGTTCAGGAACCTTCTAAAAAGTTCCCCAAAACCTGGCAGGAACTTTCTGGGATGGATTTCAAAAACTGGTTCCTGTAGACTCTGTAGTTTATAGTGCGTCTACCAAATGGGACAGCCCAATGCAGTTTGATAGGTCGCTACAATGTGCGGAACAGGGGCAATATTGCCGCAGAATGCGCAGTTGCAAAAGACAACCTGggagtttttcttttcttttatagaTTAATTTATTCAAAAATATATATCTCTTCAACCATGCATCTAAATCTCAAACCATTTTTACTATTATATTTCTCACGGCGAAATTTTTGAACTAGATCACATGTTAATAGGTTTCGTGGAAAAAAATCAAGATACCTGggaaaaaatcaaaaaaatggcAACCTAAAAAAATACACAAACTCGAAGGAAAAACTAGAGATCAAAAGCATGGCTGTGATTTTTCATTTTTTCCCCTATTTGAGAAGCAAAGCTATGCTTCTCGCGACAGCAAATCTATGTATCCACGAGAAGCAAATCTATGTTTCTCATGGAAGCACAATTTTTTTCTCCGAGTGCTTCTTGGGGAAACAATTTTGTTCTTCTCGTGAAAGCACACATGCTTTTTCCTTTTTGAGATGCACAGCTCGCGAAACAAATATGTGCTTCTCGTGGAAGCATGAATTTATTTTCTTGAGGAGCACATTGGAAGAACAATTTTTTTCTGAAAAGCACAACCGTGCTTCTCGCAGAAGCAAATCTATGTTTTCATAAGACCCAAATTTGTGCTTCTTCTAGaagcatttttttctttttgaaggAGCACATCATTGGACAAAAAAAAATCTCTTCAAAACCTAGGGAAATCCAGATAAAAAGCCAAAAAATCCAGAGAAATACCATCTAAATCTTGAAAACACATATGctaaaataaaaaaccaaaatgGAGAGGGAGCGCCAACTCGTGACAATGGTTGGGCGCCTCACTTGAGCACGCTCTCTGGGCACAAAAAATGGTCCTTGCGGGAGCCCGACAAGGGGTAATCTACAACCAGGTGGGGTTTATATGCCAATCATCAAGGAGATTTCCACGTGCAAGTATTTTTTTAATAGTTGTAATTATCTTTGAAGGTAGAGCACTGAACATAGATGCACAAAATCTTGCCAAACATTCTCTAGTACTTGATCAGGGTCGCCACCTGTGGCTCATTCACCCCCATGACCCTGCTTGTATCCTATTAATGTCCAGCTAGATGAATAAAGCTTCGccatttctcaaaaaaaaaattgGCCAAAGGAAATGCCATTGATGCATGTCCATGGCCCACTGGATGCCCAATCAAACCCATTAAGAGGCGCTTGTTGGGCGAGCAAAGGGAGTGTTCACGTGGATCCAAAAGGTTGGGCAAGAGGCTACATGTTGGTTGCCTGGTTGGGCCACCTAGTGCATGGTGATTGGGGAGAAAAAGGAGCAGTAGGTTGCATGTTGATTGGACCAGTTGTTGCATGTTGATTTGAGAGAAAAAAAAAGGAGCACTGGCTGGGACCTTTCATGCATGCACATACTTTGTACGTACAACATTTGTCATGCACATTCAGGCTAATCAGCGGAACAATTAGATTATAATGTGTGCATACAAGCATATATTAAAAACCTTATCTCAAATGCTGGTTGGGCGAGAAAGTTTTTCTTAGATTATTTTTGCAAGATGGAGGTGAGaattttttcctttttctttttgagaaattttttctagcctttttctttccctttttgAAATGGATGTGATGCTCACGTGATGCGAGAAAGTTTTTTACAATTTTGAGATAAATGTGAGATTTTTTCTTTAAGATAGAGAAACGGGCGCACAATTTTCTCTCAAGCGGCCCGCAATGACGGGCCCTAACCACTAGTTCCTATCAAAGTTGTTCCCATCTATATTGCTTCAATACACCCAATGACGAAGCTTCGGTAGGGCCAAGGCACAATAGCCCAAAGAATGGCGACAAAATACACATGATACATAAAGGGGGCCAATGCAGCTAGCGAAAGTGTTCTTTTCAAGAACGGTGGTATGCTTGGATTGCAAATCAACAACTTTATTTTAACAGAGCCATCGTATGTATATGGAGCACAAGTCAAATCAAGTACTTCATGGTACGGTGGGATCAAGACACAATTAATATATAGCCATCTTTATTCCTGATGAAGGTGACATGCTTGCAACTGGGTGAAGGTGGAGAAAAGCTAATCTCCCATGCACGGGAGGTCTGCGCCGTTGCTTTTGCTTGGAGATCTGATGCCATGTATTTATTCTGCTCGCAAGTTAGATATTTCTCTTATCACATGCAAGCACACTCTTCCAGCTATGATCCATCGCATTCCACATTTTTTCATTTTATTTCCAAATTTAAATCTATTTTATCTTTTGAACCAAAAGTACAATTTATAATCCATTTTCATATTTACACAATGCAACATCATGATATGCAACGGAAGATGGAGAGCCATGGTGAAACAATAAGATTTTTTTTGTGAATCACAATGAAACATTATTAAATTTATCACATGGAATTAATAAATTTGTATGGAACAAGTTGGAGGCATGGTGATTTAGTTGTCAAAAAATAATTTCTAAAATATATTCAATATTGGTCTTGTTTTAAAGATCTTGTCAGAGAAAACACAATCGTGCAAACAAAATGTAAATCAAACTTCTTTCAACATGCATTGGGGCATCTCCAAGGTGGACCCGTAAACATCTCGCAACCGTCCGGACCGCAGAAGCCATCCAACACCGACCTGTATCAGTCCGCGGAGCAGTTCAGACGTGATTTCTCCCGCAAACCGGAGACAAAAGTGGGGGAGGTTTGCGGGAGTCCGGACCACTCCCAAGCCCGCTTCTGACCACCTTGGCCTGCCAAAAAacccttccccctcccacgcgCGCGCTCCCGCCCAGCGCCAGCTGCCCGCCTTCATACCGCTGTAGAGCGCGCCGCTCCGTATGGAAGACAGCTCAgggcggacgcgacctctcactgctTCCACCATTGAAGCGGGCGATCGGGCGCCGCCagctgcacgcccggctgaacacgcctcctctcCACATTCATACACCCCCATTAACCCCGTGTGGAATCCAAGAAACCTATTCCGACCACACGTTCATTCATGAGCGGGCCAATATTAAACGCAACGCCGACCGAGCTCCTACGGTCCGCCCTCTATTTAAACGAGGGCAGACGTCGGCAAGAACCAcacccctccgccgctcccccaaTCTCCTCCACCACCACTCTTTCAATGGCTTCTAAAGAGCATTTCTCCGCATACAAGCTGGCTGGGTGGCCCGCCGTCGGCCGGATACGAGCGAGGCAGGTCGCTGCTCTACCTCTTACGCCTCACCCGACGGAGcaagttgccgccccaagccgccACATGGTTCAGAAACTCGCCGCTCCAGGGACACTCGATGATGAGTGGCCAGTTACTCGGCGGCACGGCGGGGGCGCCGGGGGGGGGGCACGATGACACGGGCGTCATTGCTGCCATCGATGATCGCGCCTCCCGTGCTTGCGACCCTGCCatgtgatgtctactatgcaaccttcttcttgtagacgttgttggtgaaggaaatatgccctagaggcaataataaagttattatttatttccttataatcatgataaatgtttattattcatgctagaattgtattaactggaaacataatacatgtgtgaatacatagacaaacaaagtgtcactagtatgcctctacttgactagctcgttaatcaaagatggttatgtttcctaaccatgagcaatgagttgttatttgattaacgaggtcacatcattagttgaatgatctgattgacatgacccattccattagcttagcacccgatcgtttagtatgttgctattgctttcttcatgacttatacatgttcctataactatgagattatgcaactcccgtttaccggaggaacactttgggtactaccaaacgtcacaacgtaactggatgattataaaggagtactacaggtgtctccaatggtacatgttgggttggcgtatttcgagattaggttttgtcactccgattgtcggagaggtatctctgggccctctcggtaatgcacatcacataagccttgcaagcattacaactaatatggtagttgtgagatgatgtattacggaacgagtaaagagacttgccggtaacgagattgaactaggtattggataccgacgatcgaatctcgggcaagtaacataccgatgacaaagggaacaacgtatgttgttatgcggtctgaccgataaaagatcttcgtagaatatgtaggaaccaatatgggcatccaggtcccgctattggttattgaccggagatgtgtctcagtcatgtctacattgttctcgaaccgtagggtccgcacgcttaacgttacgatgacagttattatgagtttatgcattttgatgtaccgaaggttgttcggagtcccggatgtgatcacggacatgacgaggagtctcgaaatggtcgagacataaagattgatatattggaagcctatgtttggacatcggaagtgttccgggtgaaatcgggattttaccggagtaccgggaggttaccggaaccccccgggaatcatatgggccttagtgggccttagtggaaaggtgaaagggctgcccataagggctgcgcgcctcccccctcccctagtcctattaggactaggagaggtggccggccacccctctccctctttcccccttgggaatcctagttggaataggattgggggggagtcctactcccggtaggagtaggactcctcct from Triticum urartu cultivar G1812 chromosome 3, Tu2.1, whole genome shotgun sequence encodes:
- the LOC125547906 gene encoding uncharacterized protein LOC125547906, with product MCCSECGCYDAFCDRCCPCVSYDAREAILCGAACLAVLAEAVLLAVPLAAYGFIRHAEVTVRDASLTRLALAVSPATAFAYNLSLTLTVRNKNWAMSVRNTKPLEARYSFDGQPFERIRLAEEGSTQPAGDTQVYHLVSGEEGRYVALGNAGVAEFKAESATGMFKVEVAVSGEVRYQAHYTKCKFEAKCPLVLQLAPPGTPAVVFQEVKCKPVTADKNC
- the LOC125547907 gene encoding F-box protein PP2-B11-like produces the protein MDAPAACEIERLPEDLLMHVISLTSPADAFHTAAVSRAFHAAADSDTVWSRLLPRDLPQFAKRELPRKPPSTKKGMFRRLSDEPALLPGKYVRMQLDKATGAKCFTFSASALQITQANDAHTPLIRVGSVPGYSKRGKRFSQAAEIGHVNILEICAKIQRNILSQNTTYVAYMVFKLGPRFYSFDFPFQEASFGVVGSQSIRQVCLQGYVEDDDGADVPPRKHIVPSSYSIYNHNAVPPQKNVVFPRKKADGWMEVELGEFHNEGGDGEVSISLIETTKPKSGLIVWGIVIRSKQQKKNEEVSNKGQ